Proteins encoded in a region of the Bacteroidales bacterium genome:
- a CDS encoding ABC transporter permease — MIRSYFRIALRNIVRYRTFSFLNILGLTIGIISFMTILLFIQHELSYNRHINDVENKYRVVEIQTEPGVGEQHVAVTMGPLAPNLVSEYPEVVNALRIYRGYGLNVKYNDQTFIENHFAFADSSVFDMMDVKLIMGDENTVFQDLNSIILSRTVAKKYFGNASKAMDKMLTIMSESFIVRGIMEDYPETSTVYFNALLPFKILENRFDWVESWGSNSLDTYVQLAPGTKETAFESKLPGFIKKYLSKNWEHGLEMYLQPMEEIHLKSGHIKFQIYNHHQGDINQLHIFSVIALLILIVACINYINLATSMALKRTREVGVRKVLGANRKKLIMQFLGESYILSILSAILAIFGLSLLLPVISKILGIPLVMDMGNPLFTGGLIATIAVVGLLSGLYPALYISGFEPTVIFTGLRSSRDKSSSGYMRKILVVAQFSVSVVIIISTLVAMHQVRFFQTTDKGYNDEAVYAIPLHFDDDVLEDHIQLLKNELKGQPGIRSVSASSRYNGVSGTQSKMTVADTSEQQLMSRFGFVDENYFPQMEIPILQGRNFSSTHSGDRSEAVILNEIAMKKLGWDNPNGKYFIHPGNDSLKVKVIGVIRDYNYYSLRTPIEPAAYFFFPGRFRYIMAKLETTDLQGSVGQIKQKWNELFSGVPFEGFFVDERYRLTYADEINTMKIFGIFAVLCIFISCLGLFGLISFVVLHKYKEIAIRKVFGSNVTRIVRVISREFLILILISSIIGIPVAYFYMDQWLNNFAYKISLSWYYFAAGIAVALAIAFLTMVYKIITAANANPAESLRYE, encoded by the coding sequence CGATGGGCCCGCTAGCACCCAATCTTGTCAGCGAATATCCCGAAGTGGTTAATGCCTTAAGAATCTACAGGGGATACGGTCTGAACGTGAAATATAACGATCAAACCTTTATTGAAAATCATTTTGCCTTTGCAGATTCATCGGTTTTCGATATGATGGATGTAAAGCTGATCATGGGTGATGAAAATACAGTCTTCCAAGATCTCAACTCAATCATCCTCTCCAGAACGGTTGCAAAGAAATATTTTGGCAATGCATCCAAGGCAATGGATAAGATGCTCACCATCATGAGTGAATCTTTTATCGTCAGGGGGATAATGGAGGATTATCCGGAAACCAGCACGGTTTATTTCAATGCGTTGCTGCCTTTTAAAATCTTGGAAAACCGGTTTGACTGGGTGGAAAGCTGGGGCAGCAATTCACTGGACACTTATGTGCAGCTTGCACCGGGAACGAAAGAAACCGCCTTTGAATCCAAACTGCCCGGTTTCATCAAAAAATACCTCAGCAAGAACTGGGAACATGGACTGGAGATGTATCTTCAGCCCATGGAGGAGATCCATCTGAAGTCAGGCCATATCAAGTTTCAGATATACAACCACCATCAGGGGGATATCAACCAGCTTCACATCTTCTCAGTCATCGCTCTCCTGATTTTGATCGTAGCCTGCATCAACTATATCAACCTGGCCACATCGATGGCCCTGAAACGTACAAGGGAAGTAGGGGTCAGAAAAGTACTGGGAGCCAACCGAAAAAAGCTCATAATGCAATTCCTTGGTGAATCCTATATACTGTCTATTTTATCAGCCATTCTGGCCATATTTGGTCTCTCGTTGTTACTCCCTGTCATCAGTAAGATACTGGGGATCCCCCTTGTCATGGATATGGGTAATCCCCTATTTACAGGTGGATTGATCGCCACCATTGCAGTAGTAGGATTACTATCAGGCCTTTATCCTGCCCTTTACATTTCAGGATTCGAACCTACGGTAATATTTACGGGACTTCGCAGTTCAAGAGATAAAAGCAGTTCCGGGTACATGAGAAAAATATTGGTAGTAGCCCAGTTCAGTGTTTCAGTGGTCATTATTATATCCACGCTTGTAGCCATGCACCAGGTAAGGTTCTTCCAAACCACTGACAAAGGTTACAACGATGAAGCCGTGTATGCCATTCCGCTGCATTTTGATGATGATGTGCTGGAAGATCATATTCAACTACTAAAAAACGAATTGAAAGGCCAGCCGGGTATACGATCCGTGTCCGCCTCATCGCGCTATAACGGAGTTTCAGGAACCCAGTCAAAGATGACTGTAGCCGATACTTCTGAACAGCAACTCATGTCACGCTTTGGTTTTGTGGACGAAAACTATTTTCCCCAGATGGAAATACCCATCTTACAAGGCAGAAATTTCAGCTCCACCCATTCGGGAGACCGGAGTGAAGCCGTCATTCTCAATGAAATTGCCATGAAAAAGCTGGGATGGGACAACCCCAACGGCAAATATTTCATCCATCCCGGAAATGATTCATTAAAAGTGAAAGTTATCGGAGTGATCAGGGATTACAACTATTATTCCCTCAGGACCCCCATCGAACCTGCAGCCTATTTCTTCTTTCCGGGGCGCTTCCGCTATATTATGGCAAAGCTGGAGACTACTGATCTTCAAGGTTCTGTTGGCCAGATAAAACAGAAGTGGAACGAACTATTCTCCGGTGTGCCTTTCGAAGGATTCTTTGTGGATGAGCGTTACAGGCTAACCTATGCCGATGAAATCAATACTATGAAAATCTTTGGCATTTTTGCGGTGCTCTGTATCTTCATTAGCTGCCTGGGCCTGTTTGGCCTTATCTCTTTTGTGGTGCTCCATAAATACAAAGAGATCGCCATCCGGAAAGTGTTTGGCTCCAACGTAACACGCATTGTCAGGGTCATCAGCCGTGAATTTCTGATCCTGATCCTTATCTCCAGCATTATTGGGATACCCGTAGCCTATTTTTACATGGATCAGTGGCTGAACAATTTTGCCTATAAGATATCCCTGAGCTGGTACTATTTTGCAGCGGGGATCGCCGTAGCCCTCGCGATTGCATTTCTGACCATGGTTTATAAGATCATTACCGCGGCCAACGCCAATCCGGCAGAAAGTTTAAGATATGAATAG
- a CDS encoding glycoside hydrolase family 97 N-terminal domain-containing protein, which translates to MKKTMMGTIAALLLFWAGAGIAQTLESPNGKIKVNFALKDIAGKKDCPVYNLSYSGKQLLSESMLGFTLDKGNTLNSHFQVLSTEKKSHDNTWKPVHGESSTIRDHYNQMTVQLSHQSEPSCIMELVFRCYDSGMALRYKIPKGDFPENIAIKSENTEFRFLDDHTTWSTQSAQGEYEEKKLSELGSGVCRPLTVKVDDNTYAAVAEAALVNYARTQLAGLEDSPHGLVADLSSGVESPLPFSTPWRVVMVGSGPGKLLENNDLILNLNEPCQIENTSWIRPGKAIRVISLNTEAAMAYIDFADKHNLQFIEFDTGWYGPEFDTAANPMTVASGRIRKYPNSDTYLNVDLDLPKIIREARNRDIGVILYVNHVALENYPLDELFATYNKWGVAGVKFGFVNVGSQRWTKWLHKAIRIAAENQIMVDIHDEYRPTGYSRTYPNLMTMEGIRGDEATPSTQQTLTTLFTRMLAGAGDNTVCYYSRRVDEHWSHAYQLAKTVCMYSPWQFLFWYDRPLEAIGEEEKAPEESVIRNEPELEFFKAVPTVWDETRILQGSIGEYAIIARRSGKEWYIGGMNSDKARSFEIPFDFLDKDQDYVAHIYFDDPTVNTRTKVGIRRSTVDAETVLDFKMKANGGQAVRVVPRVKAGRKIQ; encoded by the coding sequence ATGAAGAAAACAATGATGGGAACCATTGCCGCACTCCTTCTTTTTTGGGCGGGGGCAGGCATTGCCCAAACCCTTGAATCGCCAAACGGAAAGATCAAAGTGAACTTTGCCCTTAAGGACATCGCCGGAAAAAAGGACTGCCCCGTTTATAACCTTTCATACAGCGGAAAGCAGCTACTCAGCGAATCAATGCTTGGATTCACCTTGGATAAAGGAAATACATTGAATAGCCACTTCCAAGTGCTGTCCACCGAAAAGAAAAGCCATGACAACACCTGGAAGCCAGTCCATGGTGAAAGCTCCACCATCCGAGACCATTACAACCAGATGACGGTTCAGTTGTCTCATCAAAGCGAACCTTCATGCATCATGGAACTGGTATTTCGCTGCTATGATTCGGGCATGGCGCTCCGATACAAAATACCAAAAGGGGATTTCCCTGAAAACATAGCTATAAAAAGTGAAAATACCGAATTCCGTTTCCTGGACGACCATACCACCTGGAGCACACAAAGCGCCCAGGGAGAATATGAAGAAAAAAAGCTAAGTGAGCTGGGCTCAGGGGTGTGCCGCCCTCTGACAGTAAAAGTGGATGACAACACTTATGCCGCGGTGGCAGAAGCCGCGCTGGTCAATTATGCCCGAACTCAACTGGCCGGGCTGGAAGACAGCCCTCATGGCCTTGTCGCCGATCTGAGCAGCGGAGTGGAATCTCCTCTCCCCTTTTCCACTCCCTGGCGTGTGGTGATGGTGGGCTCCGGTCCGGGTAAATTGCTGGAAAATAACGACCTTATCCTGAACCTGAACGAACCCTGCCAGATTGAAAACACCTCCTGGATCCGGCCGGGTAAAGCCATCCGGGTGATCAGCCTGAATACCGAAGCAGCCATGGCATATATAGATTTTGCCGATAAGCATAACCTGCAGTTTATCGAGTTCGACACCGGCTGGTACGGGCCGGAATTCGACACGGCCGCCAACCCGATGACGGTTGCTTCAGGCCGGATCCGGAAATATCCCAACAGCGATACCTACCTGAACGTCGACCTGGATCTCCCCAAAATCATCCGGGAAGCCAGGAACAGGGATATTGGCGTTATACTTTATGTGAATCATGTAGCCCTGGAAAATTATCCGCTGGATGAGCTGTTCGCCACCTATAATAAATGGGGCGTGGCGGGTGTCAAATTCGGCTTTGTGAATGTCGGTTCCCAACGCTGGACCAAATGGCTGCACAAAGCCATAAGAATAGCAGCAGAGAATCAGATTATGGTGGACATCCATGATGAATACCGGCCTACCGGCTACAGCCGCACCTACCCCAACCTCATGACCATGGAAGGAATCAGGGGCGACGAGGCCACCCCATCCACACAACAGACCCTAACCACGCTCTTCACCCGCATGCTCGCTGGTGCCGGCGACAATACCGTCTGTTATTACTCCAGGCGTGTGGATGAACACTGGTCGCATGCTTACCAGCTTGCCAAAACCGTGTGCATGTACAGCCCCTGGCAGTTTTTATTCTGGTACGACAGGCCCCTTGAAGCCATCGGAGAAGAGGAAAAAGCACCTGAGGAAAGTGTCATCCGAAACGAACCCGAACTGGAGTTCTTCAAAGCGGTACCCACGGTTTGGGATGAAACCAGGATACTTCAGGGAAGCATCGGGGAATATGCCATCATCGCCCGGCGATCCGGCAAGGAATGGTACATCGGGGGCATGAACAGCGACAAAGCAAGATCATTCGAAATACCCTTTGATTTTCTGGATAAGGATCAAGACTATGTGGCGCACATCTATTTTGACGATCCAACGGTCAATACCAGAACAAAGGTGGGGATCCGAAGATCCACAGTGGATGCAGAAACAGTGCTCGATTTCAAGATGAAGGCAAACGGAGGCCAGGCGGTCCGGGTTGTTCCACGGGTAAAGGC